The following coding sequences are from one Primulina eburnea isolate SZY01 chromosome 15, ASM2296580v1, whole genome shotgun sequence window:
- the LOC140813753 gene encoding uncharacterized protein: MFPGASRKRKEMESSHGSTSLKTLVQQTAVSPVATSFKGAEQRPLPSNRLLAGYMAHEFLTKGTLLGEKFDPARAEAVPLSKNKQVQNRAEPAKEAETRGQTKPHGYAEVASLLKSDGVHIPGIVNPTQLGRWIQM; encoded by the coding sequence ATGTTTCCTGGCGCGTCACGCAAGCGGAAAGAGATGGAGTCATCTCACGGTTCCACGTCCCTGAAAACGTTGGTCCAACAAACGGCCGTTAGTCCCGTTGCGACGTCGTTCAAGGGGGCCGAGCAGAGGCCTCTCCCTTCCAACCGGCTCTTAGCCGGCTACATGGCCCACGAGTTCCTGACCAAGGGAACGCTGCTTGGGGAGAAGTTCGACCCTGCTCGAGCCGAGGCTGTTCCATTGAGCAAGAACAAGCAGGTTCAGAACCGGGCCGAGCCGGCAAAGGAAGCCGAGACTAGAGGACAAACGAAGCCGCATGGGTATGCTGAGGTGGCGAGCTTGCTGAAGAGCGATGGGGTCCACATCCCAGGAATAGTGAATCCCACGCAATTAGGGCGGTGGATTCAGATGTAG